In Shewanella sp. MR-4, the genomic stretch AGAAGGGGAGCTTAATGCTCCCCTTATTGTTATCCCACCAATAAAATCCCATGTGGTCTATGTCAAAGTATTACGATGGCAAGCTCACATAGGGTTAATGGGGATATCAGCGCTAGGCTCTCATCGCTTTCTCGCCTCGGGCCAGACCCACAACGCCCGAGCGTGACACTTCAACTACCTTGGTCACTTCACCCATGGAGTGAATAAAGGCGTCGAGCTTTTCGGTCGTGCCCACCAATTGAATGGTGTAGAGATTGGCGGTGACATCGACAATTTGCCCACGGAAGATATCGGCGGTACGCTTAATTTCTTCCCGTAATTCCCCTTGGGCGCGGACTTTAACCAGTGCCAACTCCCGCTCGATATAAGCCGATTCGGTGACATTTGACACCTTAAGCACATCGACTAACTTGTGCAGCTGTTTCTCGATTTGCTCTAGCACTTTTTCGTCGGCCACCACGGTAATGTTTAGGCGCGATAAGGTGTTATCATCGGTTGGTGCCACAGTTAAACTTTCAATGTTGTAACCGCGCTGGGAAAACAGCCCGACAACACGAGATAAAGCGCCGGATTGGTTTTCGAGTAATACAGATATAATTCGACGCATTAGCATTTCTCCGTTTTGCTTAACCACATTTCATTCATCGCGCCGCCGCGGATAAGCATGGGATACACGTGCTCAGTCTCATCCACCATAATGTCGATAAATACCAGTCTGTCTTTCATGGCAAGGGCTTCGGCCATCTTAGACTCAAGCTCAGCAGGATCGCTAATCGTCATACCAACATGGCCATAGGCTTCGGCAATTTTGGCAAAGTTGGGGACCGAATCCATATAGGAATGGGAATGGCGACCCGAGTAGATCATATCCTGCCATTGTTTCACCATGCCAAGGAAACGGTTGTTTAAGTTGATAATTTTAACCGGCGTATCGTATTGCAGAGCGGTTGAAAGCTCTTGAATATTCATCTGAATCGAACCATCGCCCGTGACGCACACAACGGTTTCGTCCGGCATTGCCATTTTGACTCCCATGGCAGCGGGTAGACCAAAGCCCATGGTGCCAAGGCCGCCGGAGTTAATCCAATGACGAGGTTTATCAAAGGGATAATACAGCGCGGCAAACATTTGATGCTGGCCTACATCCGAGGCGACATAGGCCTCACCATTAGTGAGTTTGTAAAGGGTTTCAATCACTTGCTGTGGTTTGATCCGATGGCTTTCCTTATCGTATGCCAAGCAGTTGCGGTTACGCCAAACCGTGATTTCTTGCCACCATTGATTAATTGCCTCGCTATCGTTGCTCTCCTTTGATTCCTCCAGCAAAGCTAGCATGCTGTCTAGTACGATATCGGCGGAGCCAACGATGGGGATATCCACTCGCACGGTTTTTGAAATCGATGAAGGGTCGATATCAATATGTAAAATGGTGGCATTAGGGCAGTATTTTTCGATGTTGTTGGTGGTTCTGTCATCAAAACGCACGCCAATCCCGAAGATAAGATCGCAGTTATGCATGGTCATGTTGGCTTCATAACGACCGTGCATCCCCAGCATTCCTAAGCTGTTTTTATGGGTGCCAGGGAAGGCGCCAAGGCCCATCAAGGTGCTGACAACGGGGATATTTAATTTTTCCGCTAGGGCTAAGATCTGCTTTTCACTGCTTGAGATAATGGCGCCTCCACCCACATAAAGCACAGGTTTTTTCGCGGCGAGTAATGCCTGTAATCCACGGCGAATTTGACCCTTATGGCCCGATGTCGTTGGATTATAGGAGCGCATTTTAATGCTCTCGGGGTAAATATAGTCGTGCAGTAATGCTGGATTGAGGCAATCCTTTGGCAAGTCGACAACCACGGGGCCGGGGCGACCTGTGGAAGCAATATAAAAGGCTTTTTTAATGATCTCAGGAATTTGAGTGGGATCTTGTACTAAAAAGCTGTGTTTGACGACTGGGCGTGAAATCCCAATCATGTCGCATTCTTGGAACGCATCGTTACCGATTAAATTGCTCGGCACTTGGCCTGATAACACCACTAATGGAATTGAATCCATATAGGCGGTGGCGATGCCGGTAATAGCATTGGTGGCACCTGGGCCTGAGGTCACGAGTACCACGCCCACTTTACCCGTGGCGCGGGCATAACCATCGGCCATATGCACGGCAGCTTGTTCGTGACGAACCAGAATATGTTCAATACCGGGGATAAGGTGCAGGGCGTCGTAGATATCTAACACTGAGCCGCCAGGATAACCAAATATGTGCTTTACACCTTCATCGATAAGGGATCGCACAATCATGCTGGCGCCGGATAACTTCTCCATGTGAAACTCCTATTGCATAGTACCGTTACGGTAAACAGTATCTTGTTACAGCGACGGTAATCGCTCTAAAAATAA encodes the following:
- the ilvN gene encoding acetolactate synthase small subunit produces the protein MRRIISVLLENQSGALSRVVGLFSQRGYNIESLTVAPTDDNTLSRLNITVVADEKVLEQIEKQLHKLVDVLKVSNVTESAYIERELALVKVRAQGELREEIKRTADIFRGQIVDVTANLYTIQLVGTTEKLDAFIHSMGEVTKVVEVSRSGVVGLARGEKAMRA
- a CDS encoding acetolactate synthase 3 large subunit; this translates as MEKLSGASMIVRSLIDEGVKHIFGYPGGSVLDIYDALHLIPGIEHILVRHEQAAVHMADGYARATGKVGVVLVTSGPGATNAITGIATAYMDSIPLVVLSGQVPSNLIGNDAFQECDMIGISRPVVKHSFLVQDPTQIPEIIKKAFYIASTGRPGPVVVDLPKDCLNPALLHDYIYPESIKMRSYNPTTSGHKGQIRRGLQALLAAKKPVLYVGGGAIISSSEKQILALAEKLNIPVVSTLMGLGAFPGTHKNSLGMLGMHGRYEANMTMHNCDLIFGIGVRFDDRTTNNIEKYCPNATILHIDIDPSSISKTVRVDIPIVGSADIVLDSMLALLEESKESNDSEAINQWWQEITVWRNRNCLAYDKESHRIKPQQVIETLYKLTNGEAYVASDVGQHQMFAALYYPFDKPRHWINSGGLGTMGFGLPAAMGVKMAMPDETVVCVTGDGSIQMNIQELSTALQYDTPVKIINLNNRFLGMVKQWQDMIYSGRHSHSYMDSVPNFAKIAEAYGHVGMTISDPAELESKMAEALAMKDRLVFIDIMVDETEHVYPMLIRGGAMNEMWLSKTEKC